A part of Gracilimonas sediminicola genomic DNA contains:
- a CDS encoding FtsW/RodA/SpoVE family cell cycle protein produces the protein MIYTSPHSNISNIIGTSAEDIDTRKQGSDRYLLMSVVILMTFGMLAVYSSIAFFAETKSTTAGTLIVGHLVKLGIAFFVMLIASKMNYHTIAKFSRVGMVISLLLLLAVLAFGTEQFGAKRWLNVGGFSFQPSMVATVALMIHVCVLLSEKQEYIKDFKKTFLPIMFWVILTCGLIGIEDFSSAAILMGICLVIMFVGRVSVIQLGSLVAIGILGGALLLGQSTNRQDRIEQYLNQIKEIPSEHIIQGSGYQAQQAHIAIAKGELMGVGIGKSSQRDFLPAPYNDFIFAIIAEEYGLIGAMSLIFIFTLILFRGIVFIARNAEDHLGSLLAVACTLTIVFYGFVNAGVASGILPVTGLPMPFVSYGGTSMLFAGLMVGILLNISKHNRDRRTLFYG, from the coding sequence ATGATATACACGAGTCCACATAGCAATATTTCCAACATCATCGGCACTTCTGCTGAAGATATCGATACGCGCAAGCAAGGCAGCGATCGGTACCTGTTGATGTCGGTTGTGATCCTGATGACGTTCGGGATGCTGGCGGTGTATTCGTCTATCGCATTTTTTGCGGAAACCAAATCTACCACGGCCGGAACTTTGATTGTTGGCCACCTGGTGAAGCTTGGGATCGCATTCTTTGTAATGCTGATTGCCTCAAAGATGAATTATCACACCATTGCCAAATTCAGCCGGGTCGGTATGGTTATAAGTTTGCTTCTTTTACTGGCTGTTCTTGCATTTGGAACCGAACAGTTTGGAGCCAAGCGCTGGCTGAATGTAGGCGGATTTTCTTTCCAGCCGTCGATGGTTGCCACCGTGGCCCTTATGATTCACGTTTGTGTGCTGCTAAGTGAGAAGCAGGAATACATCAAGGATTTCAAAAAGACCTTCCTCCCCATCATGTTTTGGGTGATTCTGACCTGTGGGCTTATTGGTATCGAAGACTTCAGTAGTGCAGCCATCCTGATGGGGATTTGCCTGGTCATTATGTTTGTAGGCAGAGTAAGCGTAATTCAACTGGGCTCCCTGGTTGCCATTGGGATTTTGGGTGGAGCCTTACTGCTTGGCCAATCCACAAACCGTCAGGATAGAATTGAACAGTACCTGAATCAGATTAAAGAGATTCCAAGCGAGCACATCATCCAAGGCAGTGGATACCAGGCACAACAGGCTCATATCGCTATTGCCAAAGGTGAACTTATGGGCGTTGGTATTGGGAAAAGCTCACAACGCGACTTTCTCCCTGCCCCATACAACGATTTTATTTTTGCGATTATCGCCGAGGAATATGGACTGATCGGTGCGATGTCACTCATTTTTATTTTCACACTGATTTTATTCCGGGGCATCGTGTTCATCGCCCGGAATGCGGAAGACCACCTGGGTTCTCTTTTGGCCGTGGCCTGTACGCTCACTATTGTTTTTTATGGATTTGTAAACGCCGGGGTTGCCAGTGGCATCCTTCCGGTAACGGGACTCCCCATGCCTTTTGTAAGCTATGGCGGAACCAGCATGCTTTTTGCCGGCCTGATGGTGGGCATCCTCCTCAACATCTCGAAACATAACCGGGACCGGAGGACCTTGTTCTATGGATAA
- the murG gene encoding undecaprenyldiphospho-muramoylpentapeptide beta-N-acetylglucosaminyltransferase, translating into MDKNPRILLAAGGTGGHVYPAIAIADALKKEQAETEILFVGTRDHMEWQAVPKAGYDIRNVWISGFHRRFTLKNLLFPVKLMTSIVQSLRILSSYKPHVVVSCGGYVAGPVGWVAGKKGIPIVIQEQNSFPGVTNRLLAKFATKIFTAFKEADRYLPEDKTEITGNPTRATLTGADRSKALQSFGFDESKPVLLVMGGSGGAKTINEAMKANIEQLHNSAGLQVIWQCGARYYDELSTEVNEKELENLRLTAFLDNMAEAYAAADLVISRAGASSCSELMLTGKPSVLVPSPNVAGDHQTQNAKAMVDAGASKLLEDTAMKETMTELVEQLIFDQENLKRMNQAALNLAKPDAAKLIAKEILEIAKSKL; encoded by the coding sequence ATGGATAAGAACCCACGCATTTTATTAGCTGCCGGCGGAACAGGCGGACACGTATATCCGGCTATTGCTATTGCAGATGCTCTGAAGAAAGAGCAAGCTGAAACGGAAATCCTGTTTGTTGGAACCAGAGACCATATGGAATGGCAGGCTGTTCCCAAAGCAGGCTATGATATCAGAAATGTATGGATCAGTGGTTTCCACCGTCGGTTCACCCTCAAGAATTTACTATTTCCGGTGAAACTGATGACCAGTATTGTACAAAGCCTTAGAATATTGTCGAGCTATAAACCGCATGTGGTGGTTTCCTGTGGAGGATATGTAGCCGGTCCTGTTGGATGGGTAGCCGGCAAAAAAGGTATTCCTATTGTGATTCAGGAGCAGAACAGCTTCCCTGGAGTCACTAACCGGCTGCTGGCGAAGTTCGCAACTAAGATATTTACGGCCTTTAAAGAGGCGGATCGATATCTACCCGAGGATAAAACGGAGATTACCGGAAACCCAACCCGTGCCACTTTAACCGGAGCTGACAGATCAAAAGCATTACAGTCTTTTGGGTTTGATGAGAGCAAGCCGGTGTTGTTAGTGATGGGTGGAAGCGGTGGAGCTAAAACCATAAACGAGGCGATGAAAGCCAATATCGAGCAGCTTCATAACAGTGCCGGATTACAGGTTATCTGGCAATGCGGAGCCCGATATTATGACGAGCTCTCTACCGAAGTCAATGAAAAAGAATTAGAAAACCTGCGGCTCACGGCCTTCCTCGATAATATGGCGGAAGCATACGCGGCTGCAGATTTGGTAATAAGCCGTGCGGGTGCAAGTTCCTGCTCGGAGTTAATGCTAACGGGAAAACCAAGTGTATTGGTCCCCTCTCCTAATGTTGCAGGAGATCACCAGACACAAAACGCTAAAGCAATGGTGGATGCAGGTGCATCTAAACTGTTGGAGGATACTGCTATGAAAGAGACCATGACAGAACTGGTGGAGCAATTAATCTTTGATCAGGAAAACCTGAAACGCATGAATCAGGCTGCATTGAATTTAGCAAAACCCGATGCCGCCAAGCTGATTGCCAAGGAAATATTAGAAATCGCAAAATCGAAGTTATAA
- the murC gene encoding UDP-N-acetylmuramate--L-alanine ligase: MVGIGGIGMSGMAEILLQRGYKVTGSDGAVTETTKRLQELGATVHKGHKAEYIEGADVVVYTSAVKADENVETKAAIEERIPTIKRAEMLAELMKMKFGIGVAGTHGKTTTTTMVGHVTQDGNYDPTIIVGGKVHSFDKTNAVVGKGDLIVVEADEFDRTFLRLSPSLAIITNIEAEHLDIYDDLEDVKQAFIEYANKVPFYGAIIVCLDDPNVRSILPELEKRVITYGLTPQAQLRATDIRSDAFTSTFSVIWEDEKLGVVTLKAPGEHNVKNALAAIATGLELDIDFKLIKKGLERYEGVFRRFQLKYDNGCMVIDDYAHHPTEVHATLQAANKGWPDRRVVAVFQPHLYSRTQDLYKEFGLSFFDAEMLIVTDVYPSREKPIEGVTGKLIADTAEQYGHKNVMYVENKEDVTKTLKEIAEPGDIIITMGAGDIYRFGEEFVEALKSGKFKPKAK, encoded by the coding sequence ATGGTGGGTATAGGTGGCATTGGTATGAGCGGGATGGCCGAAATATTGTTGCAGCGCGGATATAAAGTAACCGGCTCGGACGGTGCGGTAACCGAAACCACCAAGCGCCTGCAGGAACTCGGCGCTACGGTTCACAAAGGCCATAAGGCTGAATACATTGAAGGGGCAGACGTAGTTGTTTACACCAGCGCCGTTAAAGCCGATGAGAATGTAGAAACCAAAGCGGCTATTGAAGAGCGTATCCCGACCATCAAACGGGCGGAAATGCTGGCCGAGCTGATGAAAATGAAATTCGGCATTGGCGTAGCCGGCACCCATGGCAAAACTACAACCACCACTATGGTGGGCCATGTAACCCAGGATGGAAATTACGATCCGACCATTATTGTAGGTGGCAAAGTACACAGTTTCGACAAAACCAACGCTGTGGTAGGTAAAGGAGACTTAATTGTTGTAGAAGCTGATGAGTTTGACCGCACCTTCCTCCGCCTCTCTCCTTCTCTGGCCATTATCACAAATATTGAAGCCGAGCATCTCGACATCTATGACGACCTCGAAGATGTGAAGCAGGCGTTCATTGAATACGCCAACAAAGTACCGTTCTATGGAGCTATAATCGTTTGCCTGGATGATCCAAATGTCCGAAGTATATTACCCGAACTTGAAAAACGGGTTATCACTTATGGGCTAACACCCCAAGCTCAGCTTCGTGCCACCGATATCCGTTCTGATGCTTTTACCAGTACGTTTTCTGTGATCTGGGAAGACGAAAAACTTGGAGTGGTCACACTGAAAGCTCCCGGCGAGCATAATGTGAAAAATGCCCTTGCTGCTATCGCAACCGGTTTAGAGCTCGATATTGATTTTAAGCTGATTAAAAAAGGATTGGAGCGATATGAAGGTGTATTCCGTCGCTTCCAACTGAAGTATGACAATGGCTGTATGGTAATTGATGATTATGCCCACCACCCCACCGAAGTTCATGCAACCTTACAGGCGGCAAACAAAGGCTGGCCCGATCGCCGGGTAGTTGCTGTTTTTCAGCCGCACTTGTACTCACGTACCCAGGATTTATACAAGGAATTTGGGCTCTCGTTCTTTGATGCGGAGATGCTGATTGTGACCGATGTGTATCCCTCCCGCGAAAAGCCTATTGAAGGTGTAACCGGGAAATTGATTGCGGATACCGCTGAACAGTATGGCCACAAGAATGTAATGTACGTGGAGAATAAAGAGGACGTCACCAAAACTCTGAAAGAAATTGCAGAACCCGGCGACATCATCATCACGATGGGTGCCGGAGATATTTACCGCTTTGGCGAAGAGTTCGTGGAAGCATTGAAATCAGGAAAATTCAAACCAAAAGCCAAGTAG
- a CDS encoding cell division protein FtsQ/DivIB, producing the protein MNNQGSNKSLLPWITTVLMVTGIAVLAALYWNRNVTVQDVQVNSLYYTDYEQVKQAADIPMGIKPDSLNLDAVVQRVEKLDYVRSVKPYIEPSGDLRLTVAERQPIALLVNGSDRLYVDAEGVRLPILDGKTQDVPLLYGYSATSGDTIKTEEFVQVRDFLMRAKIDGFGWTTISEVVYDETDGVVALSHENGVKLLFGRNDFQTKLENWKAFYTDVIKVKGIQSMRQVDLRFTNQVVTREI; encoded by the coding sequence TTGAACAACCAAGGTTCAAATAAAAGCCTGCTCCCCTGGATTACCACCGTATTGATGGTAACGGGAATTGCTGTGCTTGCTGCGCTCTACTGGAACAGGAATGTGACCGTGCAGGATGTGCAGGTAAACAGCTTGTACTACACCGACTATGAGCAGGTGAAGCAAGCCGCGGATATTCCAATGGGCATTAAGCCGGACAGTTTGAACCTGGATGCAGTTGTTCAGCGGGTAGAAAAATTGGATTACGTACGCTCGGTGAAACCCTATATCGAACCAAGCGGTGATTTGCGGCTCACTGTAGCAGAACGACAGCCCATTGCCCTTTTGGTGAATGGTTCCGACCGGTTGTATGTGGATGCCGAAGGCGTACGTTTGCCTATACTGGATGGAAAAACGCAGGATGTTCCGCTTTTGTATGGATACAGCGCAACATCTGGTGATACAATCAAAACAGAAGAATTTGTACAGGTACGAGACTTTTTGATGCGAGCCAAAATAGATGGCTTTGGATGGACTACCATCAGCGAGGTGGTATATGATGAAACCGACGGCGTGGTAGCTTTAAGTCATGAAAATGGAGTGAAGCTGCTGTTTGGCCGAAATGACTTTCAAACCAAACTGGAGAACTGGAAAGCCTTTTATACGGATGTAATTAAGGTGAAAGGAATTCAATCGATGCGACAAGTTGATCTCCGGTTTACAAATCAGGTGGTGACCCGTGAAATTTGA
- the ftsA gene encoding cell division protein FtsA, with product MEEHENIMVGLDIGTTKICAIVASIDEQERIHILGVGKAQSDGLNRGVVVNIDKTVNAIKDAIAQAELASGIQVNSVNVGIAGDHIRSMRSKGVITINNKDNEITAKDVERLLEDCQRIMLPTDQQILHVIPQEFVVDGQDGISDPVGMSGMRMEAEVHIITGLVSAAKNIYRCVERAGYQVADIILEPLASSYSVLDEEEKEAGVVLVDIGGGTTDVAIFQDNTIRHTAVIAIAGQKVTDDIRLGLSVLDDQAETLKRKHGESYADLIEEDEVITVPGIAGRPPKEITKSILAKIVQARMEEILEIVGIEIKRSGYADSMSAGVVITGGGSLVKNVCPLANEILGLDAKVGIPLGITGGLKEEVNSPIYATGVGLVMHALRSGTANNQTMMPSSSKGTNVEQVMQKITDRMKSWFKEL from the coding sequence ATGGAAGAACATGAAAACATTATGGTAGGTCTCGATATCGGGACCACCAAAATTTGCGCAATCGTAGCTTCAATCGATGAACAGGAACGGATTCACATCCTCGGGGTGGGCAAAGCTCAAAGCGATGGCCTGAACCGTGGCGTGGTGGTGAACATCGATAAAACCGTAAATGCCATCAAAGATGCCATTGCCCAGGCAGAACTGGCTTCCGGCATACAGGTAAACTCGGTGAATGTGGGTATTGCCGGCGATCATATCCGCAGTATGCGCAGCAAAGGCGTGATCACCATCAACAACAAAGACAACGAAATTACAGCTAAAGATGTAGAGCGCCTTCTTGAAGACTGCCAGCGCATCATGCTTCCGACTGACCAGCAGATTCTGCACGTAATTCCACAGGAGTTCGTAGTGGATGGGCAGGATGGAATCAGTGATCCGGTAGGAATGAGCGGCATGCGCATGGAAGCCGAAGTTCACATCATAACCGGACTGGTATCTGCGGCCAAAAATATATATCGCTGTGTGGAACGCGCCGGATACCAGGTTGCCGACATCATTTTAGAACCACTGGCTTCCTCCTACTCCGTGTTAGACGAAGAGGAAAAAGAAGCCGGTGTGGTGCTGGTGGATATCGGAGGTGGAACTACCGACGTGGCCATCTTCCAGGATAACACGATCCGCCATACGGCCGTAATTGCCATTGCCGGGCAAAAAGTAACCGACGACATTCGCCTCGGGCTCAGCGTGCTTGACGATCAGGCCGAAACCCTGAAACGGAAGCACGGCGAAAGTTATGCTGATCTGATCGAAGAGGATGAAGTCATAACGGTACCCGGCATTGCGGGACGTCCTCCAAAGGAAATCACAAAGAGTATTCTCGCCAAGATTGTTCAGGCTCGGATGGAAGAGATCCTGGAAATCGTGGGAATTGAAATTAAGCGCAGCGGATATGCCGACTCCATGAGTGCCGGCGTCGTTATTACCGGCGGCGGGTCGCTTGTGAAGAATGTATGTCCCCTTGCAAACGAAATATTAGGACTGGATGCCAAAGTGGGAATTCCATTAGGCATTACAGGCGGACTGAAAGAAGAAGTAAACAGCCCGATTTACGCTACCGGCGTAGGCCTGGTGATGCACGCTCTTCGTTCAGGTACTGCCAACAATCAAACGATGATGCCATCATCATCGAAAGGAACCAACGTGGAACAAGTGATGCAGAAAATCACCGACCGCATGAAAAGTTGGTTCAAAGAGCTTTAG
- the ftsZ gene encoding cell division protein FtsZ — translation MANNSRFFFDEQSQENAKIKVIGVGGGGGNAINNMINMGLESVEYIALNTDAQALKNSMADIKVQVGSALTNGLGAGARPEIGREAVEENRHEIEESIENADMVFVTAGMGGGTGTGGAPVVAGIAKRRGILTVGIVTTPFECEGKVRKKYALEGITELKKNCDTVIVIPNERLLDIADENTSLMDAFAMANEVLYNATRGISDLILMPGLINLDFADVRTTMSDGGAAIMGSATAEGADRAEKAARAAINSPLLDGVSIRGARNVLVNISAGSNLGMRETTTATNIIHDEAGENAEIILGTVLDENFGDDIRVTVIATGFDLAEDRTTAKVASNDKGSLNKAAENAQANMQTNSKKPDVPKRFQRGTGDYYKGENNLKKLDTPSYLRRDLNVRKQEDSIEVPEEEEQKNEAQDNIAPFQSRTERIRKDDTDQPAFLRKIMD, via the coding sequence ATGGCTAACAATTCACGTTTCTTTTTTGACGAACAGAGCCAGGAAAACGCCAAGATCAAAGTGATCGGCGTTGGCGGCGGTGGCGGTAACGCCATAAACAATATGATAAACATGGGCCTTGAAAGTGTGGAGTATATCGCTCTGAACACCGACGCACAGGCCCTGAAGAACAGCATGGCAGATATCAAGGTTCAGGTAGGCTCAGCCCTTACCAATGGACTTGGAGCCGGGGCACGTCCCGAAATCGGACGTGAAGCGGTGGAAGAAAACCGCCATGAAATCGAAGAATCTATCGAAAATGCCGACATGGTATTTGTAACGGCCGGTATGGGTGGTGGAACCGGAACCGGGGGAGCTCCCGTGGTTGCCGGAATCGCCAAGCGCCGTGGCATTCTTACCGTGGGTATTGTAACCACCCCTTTTGAATGTGAGGGCAAAGTTCGGAAGAAATATGCCCTGGAAGGCATCACCGAACTAAAGAAAAATTGCGATACGGTAATAGTGATTCCAAATGAGCGACTGCTCGATATCGCCGACGAAAACACCTCCCTTATGGATGCCTTTGCGATGGCGAACGAAGTGCTCTACAACGCAACGCGGGGTATCAGTGATCTTATCCTGATGCCGGGTCTGATTAACCTTGACTTTGCTGACGTTCGCACAACTATGAGCGACGGTGGAGCTGCCATCATGGGATCGGCTACTGCAGAAGGTGCCGACCGTGCCGAGAAAGCCGCCCGTGCTGCGATTAACTCTCCGTTATTAGATGGGGTAAGCATTCGCGGAGCCCGCAACGTGTTGGTGAATATTTCGGCCGGCTCCAACCTTGGAATGCGCGAAACTACGACTGCTACCAACATCATACACGATGAAGCCGGTGAAAATGCCGAAATCATTCTGGGTACGGTACTTGATGAGAACTTCGGTGATGATATCCGAGTGACGGTTATTGCCACCGGTTTTGATCTCGCTGAAGACCGAACCACAGCTAAAGTAGCCAGCAATGATAAAGGCTCGCTGAATAAAGCGGCTGAAAATGCACAGGCTAACATGCAGACCAACAGTAAGAAACCCGATGTACCTAAGCGCTTTCAGCGTGGTACCGGTGATTACTACAAGGGTGAAAACAACCTTAAAAAATTAGACACTCCGTCTTACCTGCGCCGCGATTTAAACGTGCGCAAGCAGGAAGACAGTATTGAAGTCCCTGAAGAAGAGGAACAAAAGAATGAAGCGCAGGATAACATCGCGCCATTCCAAAGCCGCACGGAACGCATCCGCAAGGATGATACCGACCAGCCGGCTTTCCTCCGCAAAATCATGGACTAA
- a CDS encoding nuclear transport factor 2 family protein, protein MKQLHISLSGLFALILIVFLSSCSRINPQQEKADLTELLDEFLTNVDDPDMHNRLWAEDLIYTGSAGTRHGKDVIMDGMMDSESDTAESAGPAYSFDNLQVKIFGNTAALTFRLIAESPSESGVDTSYYLNSGFFEKRNGLWKAVVWQATRMAESSED, encoded by the coding sequence ATGAAACAACTACATATCAGTTTATCGGGCTTATTTGCACTTATATTAATCGTTTTTTTGAGCAGTTGCTCACGGATCAATCCCCAGCAGGAAAAAGCAGATTTGACTGAGCTATTGGATGAGTTCCTGACAAATGTAGATGACCCCGACATGCACAACCGGCTTTGGGCCGAAGACCTGATATATACCGGCTCGGCAGGCACCCGCCACGGGAAAGATGTGATTATGGATGGGATGATGGATTCAGAATCGGATACTGCAGAATCAGCGGGCCCTGCTTATTCTTTTGACAACCTTCAGGTGAAAATTTTCGGTAATACGGCAGCCCTCACTTTCCGATTAATAGCCGAAAGCCCTTCAGAATCGGGTGTGGACACAAGTTACTACCTCAACAGCGGATTCTTTGAGAAAAGAAATGGTCTATGGAAGGCAGTTGTCTGGCAGGCTACCCGTATGGCGGAGTCTTCGGAGGATTAG
- a CDS encoding glycosyltransferase family 4 protein — protein sequence MKIGYITKQHPSNRKAYSGTHYYMFKALEQSFEEVVPFSPVDSNYKIIPKAKGRLLRLLTGKVYKYQYDIGLAKRMASIIDQKIEDHQPDALLASLMNPEMAYVKSDVPFYLTSDATSVLLNEVYGSHSNLHPLSVREAMHLEKKAFEKATKLILPLQWLADSAMKDYGVPSSKIEVIPYGANLDTEISEDEVGQLLQHRRESPIIKLLFVGIRWEEKGGPFAVKVLRSLLEKGMNAELNIVGSEPDIPNQPEGINVIGFVDKETEEGRMRLDQLYKDATFFIMPTQAECVGMSFIEAASYALPAIGSETGGVPEAVIDGETGFIYRSSHTSEEVADWIIAVRKDRQRYSNLSQQAYARYKNQMNWGNWSRKVKDVITLLH from the coding sequence ATGAAAATAGGCTACATCACAAAGCAGCATCCTTCAAACCGAAAAGCATATTCCGGTACGCATTATTATATGTTCAAGGCGCTGGAGCAAAGCTTTGAAGAGGTAGTTCCATTCAGCCCTGTTGATTCCAACTATAAAATCATTCCGAAGGCAAAAGGCCGATTGCTTCGATTACTGACGGGTAAGGTGTACAAATACCAGTATGATATCGGGCTGGCCAAACGAATGGCTTCCATCATTGATCAAAAAATTGAGGACCATCAGCCCGATGCGCTGTTGGCCTCATTGATGAATCCGGAGATGGCGTATGTGAAATCGGATGTGCCTTTTTATCTGACCTCAGATGCTACTTCCGTTCTACTGAATGAAGTGTATGGCAGTCATTCCAACCTTCATCCGTTGAGCGTTAGAGAAGCCATGCATCTCGAAAAAAAGGCGTTTGAGAAAGCCACTAAACTTATTCTTCCCCTCCAATGGCTGGCCGATTCTGCGATGAAAGACTACGGGGTTCCATCATCCAAAATAGAAGTGATTCCCTACGGAGCTAATCTGGATACTGAAATTTCAGAAGATGAAGTGGGGCAACTACTTCAACACCGCCGGGAATCACCAATAATAAAGCTGCTCTTTGTAGGTATTCGCTGGGAAGAAAAGGGAGGCCCTTTTGCAGTGAAAGTGTTGCGCTCACTGTTAGAGAAAGGAATGAACGCCGAATTAAACATTGTAGGCAGTGAACCTGACATCCCCAACCAACCGGAAGGGATAAATGTGATCGGGTTCGTAGATAAGGAGACAGAAGAGGGCAGAATGCGTTTGGATCAGCTCTATAAAGACGCCACATTTTTTATTATGCCCACCCAGGCTGAGTGTGTGGGGATGTCGTTTATAGAAGCCGCCTCGTACGCATTACCGGCCATTGGTTCTGAAACCGGCGGCGTTCCCGAAGCCGTTATCGATGGTGAAACAGGATTTATATACAGATCTTCACACACCTCGGAAGAAGTGGCAGATTGGATCATAGCTGTCCGAAAAGATCGGCAGAGATACAGTAACTTATCTCAGCAAGCTTATGCCCGATATAAAAATCAGATGAATTGGGGGAATTGGAGTAGAAAAGTGAAAGATGTAATCACACTTCTCCACTAA
- a CDS encoding sulfite exporter TauE/SafE family protein: MVEILILLALGLAAGVLAGLLGIGGGIIFTPVLFFLFEAEGVENPVLWTVASGLFCTFVAASGSTIRQYVQKHVFWLEGIKLGALGAVGVYIGKLLITSPYYSRTEFVIFFSCMLIYVAFMMFRRGSDKENEYDREYTRMGLKETSITGGLGGFVAALAGVGGGGIMVPIMNLFYKQPFRKAVSVSHLAMIIMVTSGWLQLAFEPGAISGITEFSVGYVDFGAALPLSLGGLAGGFGGAFLNHKINRTYLQWGFAVLAVAMAGRLIWGVL; this comes from the coding sequence TTGGTTGAGATTTTGATTCTATTGGCATTGGGACTGGCTGCGGGAGTGCTGGCCGGACTTTTAGGTATTGGAGGGGGAATCATTTTCACCCCGGTGCTTTTCTTTTTATTTGAAGCTGAAGGGGTAGAGAACCCGGTACTTTGGACGGTGGCATCCGGCTTGTTCTGCACGTTTGTGGCTGCTTCCGGAAGCACCATTCGGCAATATGTTCAGAAGCATGTTTTTTGGCTGGAGGGAATCAAACTGGGAGCGTTGGGAGCCGTGGGTGTGTACATCGGGAAACTGCTGATCACTTCACCATATTACAGTCGCACCGAATTCGTGATATTTTTCAGCTGTATGCTGATTTATGTGGCTTTTATGATGTTCCGCCGTGGCAGCGATAAAGAGAATGAGTACGACCGGGAGTACACCCGTATGGGACTTAAGGAAACATCGATTACCGGCGGGTTAGGTGGATTTGTAGCTGCTTTAGCCGGAGTTGGCGGCGGCGGGATTATGGTTCCCATCATGAACCTGTTTTACAAACAACCCTTTCGCAAAGCGGTAAGCGTTTCTCATTTGGCGATGATTATTATGGTGACCTCCGGTTGGTTGCAGCTGGCTTTTGAGCCCGGAGCCATTTCAGGGATAACGGAATTCTCTGTGGGTTATGTGGATTTCGGGGCGGCATTACCTCTTTCTCTTGGAGGATTAGCCGGTGGATTTGGTGGCGCTTTCCTGAATCACAAAATAAACCGTACATACCTGCAATGGGGATTTGCAGTACTTGCCGTGGCCATGGCCGGCCGGTTGATTTGGGGAGTTCTGTAG
- a CDS encoding PhzF family phenazine biosynthesis protein: protein MKLPLYQVDAFTNKLFNGNPAAIVPLTEWLSDELMQQIAAENNLSETAFFVEEGDGYRLRWFTPAVEVDLCGHATLATAHILFEELGYDKDEIIFKTRSGLLTVKKENGQLSMNFPAVEPEQAEGPAILFQALGIERTSNVYKSDDYMIVLDSEEEVANLQPDFRMLNEVDARGIIVTAPGDKVDFVSRFFAPQSGIDEDPVTGSAHTKTTPYWSRELGKTEMKARQISERGGDLTCRLKGDRVDILGQAVTYLKGEIFLG, encoded by the coding sequence ATGAAGTTACCGCTATATCAGGTTGATGCCTTCACGAACAAACTTTTTAATGGAAATCCGGCAGCGATTGTGCCGTTAACGGAGTGGCTTTCAGACGAGCTAATGCAGCAGATTGCCGCGGAAAATAACCTTTCAGAAACCGCCTTTTTTGTTGAAGAGGGTGATGGGTATCGCCTTAGGTGGTTCACTCCGGCTGTTGAGGTCGATTTATGCGGACATGCCACACTGGCGACGGCTCATATTTTGTTTGAAGAGCTGGGGTATGATAAAGACGAAATCATATTCAAAACGCGAAGTGGACTGCTGACTGTAAAGAAAGAGAACGGCCAGCTGTCGATGAACTTTCCTGCCGTGGAACCGGAACAAGCCGAAGGCCCGGCTATCCTGTTTCAGGCGCTTGGTATTGAGCGGACTTCAAACGTTTATAAGTCGGATGACTATATGATTGTGCTGGATTCTGAAGAAGAAGTAGCCAATCTTCAGCCCGATTTTCGCATGCTTAACGAAGTTGATGCCCGGGGGATTATCGTGACGGCTCCCGGAGACAAGGTCGATTTCGTTTCCCGGTTTTTTGCCCCCCAGTCTGGCATTGATGAAGACCCCGTAACCGGTTCAGCTCATACCAAAACAACACCGTACTGGAGTCGCGAACTGGGGAAAACGGAGATGAAAGCCCGCCAGATTTCAGAAAGAGGAGGTGACCTGACTTGTCGGCTCAAAGGTGACCGGGTTGATATTTTGGGGCAGGCGGTAACCTATCTGAAAGGGGAGATTTTCCTTGGTTGA